A region of Lycium barbarum isolate Lr01 chromosome 3, ASM1917538v2, whole genome shotgun sequence DNA encodes the following proteins:
- the LOC132633665 gene encoding UDP-glycosyltransferase 73C4-like, producing the protein MVSLNSKELHFLLVPWLAQSHIIPLTDFAKLLALHGVSVSIITTPINAQRYKSIVTHALKSNLKVQLIPLYFPSQEFGLPQGCENTDTLNSLEFFKDFFLASEMMQEPLEKLIQNLEPKPSCIISSSLLTWTQQVASNFKIPRYIFQTVSCFNLYCSYILNQTKIQETLVLDSDSFLIPNVPHKIELTKAQLPYDSRKQSSQDVQSIIDKIKQSQDLAKGTLIHTFEELEPWYIDAYKKVVNKVFCVGPVSLCNKEMDEMVDRGNKASIDEHNTCLNWLDSMKPKSVIYACFGSLCNISFLQMKEIGLGLESSNVPFIWIIRGLNFTPQVEKWLRDENFEERVKGRGMIIRGWGPQVLILSHPSVGGFLTHCGWNSALEGISCGVPMITFPMFAEQFYNEKFIVNVLRIGVRVGVEVSIDSWDEEKNGVLVNKDQVKKAIDQLMDKGLEGEERRKSAKELAHLSKKAIQEEGSSYLNIKIFIEDVLHVLKNKEEGS; encoded by the coding sequence ATGGTTTCCCTAAATTCTAAAGAGCTTCATTTCCTTTTGGTACCTTGGTTGGCTCAAAGCCATATTATACCATTAACAGACTTTGCAAAATTACTAGCCCTTCATGGAGTGAGTGTCTCAATTATCACGACACCTATCAATGCCCAAAGGTACAAATCAATAGTCACTCATGCTTTAAAATCTAATTTAAAAGTCCAACTAATTCCTCTTTATTTCCCAAGCCAAGAATTTGGATTGCCTCAAGGATGTGAAAATACAGATACACTCAATTCACTAGAGTTTTTTAAAGATTTCTTTTTGGCAAGTGAAATGATGCAAGAACCCCTAGAGAAATTAATTCAAAATTTGGAACCAAAGCCAAGTTGTATCATTTCCTCTAGTCTTCTCACTTGGACTCAACAAGTTGCCAGTAACTTCAAGATTCCAAGGTATATATTCCAAACCGTTTCTTGTTTCAATCTCTATTGTTCCTACATACTAAATCAGACAAAAATTCAAGAAACCCTTGTGTTGGATTCTGATTCATTCTTGATACCTAATGtgccacacaaaattgagttgaCAAAAGCTCAATTGCCTTATGATTCAAGAAAGCAATCTTCTCAAGATGTACAAAGTATTATAGACAAAATTAAACAGTCGCAAGATTTAGCAAAAGGTACTTTGATCCATACTTTTGAGGAGTTGGAGCCTTGGTATATTGATGCATACAAGAAAGTTGTGAACAAAGTATTTTGTGTCGGTCCAGTATCATTGTGTAACAAAGAAATGGATGAGATGGTTGATAGAGGCAACAAGGCCTCAATTGATGAGCATAATACTTGCTTGAATTGGCTTGATTCTATGAAGCCAAAATCAGTCATTTATGCTTGTTTTGGTAGCCTTTGTAACATTTCATTTTTGCAAATGAAGGAAATTGGATTAGGCTTGGAGTCATCAAATGTGCCATTCATTTGGATAATAAGAGGGTTAAATTTCACGCCACAAGTCGAAAAATGGCTAAGGGATGAAAATTTCGAAGAGAGGGTTAAAGGAAGAGGCATGATTATTAGAGGTTGGGGTCCACAAGTTCTGATATTATCTCATCCGTCTGTCGGAGGATTCCTGACCCATTGCGGATGGAATTCGGCTCTAGAAGGAATATCCTGTGGTGTACCGATGATTACTTTTCCTATGTTTGCTGAGCAATTTTACAACGAGAAATTCATCGTGAATGTTTTAAGGATTGGGGTTCGAGTTGGTGTTGAAGTGAGTATTGACTCTTGGGATGAAGAGAAGAATGGAGTGTTAGTTAACAAAGATCAAGTCAAAAAAGCAATAGACCAACTAATGGATAAAGGATTAGAGGgtgaagaaagaagaaaaagtgCAAAGGAGCTAGCACATCTGTCAAAGAAGGCAATACAAGAAGAGGGATCTTCATATTtgaatatcaaaatattcatTGAAGATGTATTGCATGTACTCAAAAATAAAGAAGAAGGAAGCTAA